Proteins from a genomic interval of Gordonia sp. SL306:
- a CDS encoding LLM class F420-dependent oxidoreductase: MKLGLQLGYWGARPAKNHAELVAAAESAGFDSVFTAEAWGSDAYTPLAWWGSTTERVRLGTSVLQLSARTPTACAMAALTLDHLSGGRHIVGLGVSGPQVVEGWYGQRFAKPLARTREYVDIMRQVWAREAPVTSAGPHYPLPLAGDDTTGLGKPLKPITHPLRADIPVMLGAEGPKNIALAAEIADGWLPLFYTPRLADTYNEWLDEGFARTGARRSREDFEICATAQIVITDDRSASYEAIKPFLALYMGGMGSEDTNFHAEVYRRMGFAEVVDEVTALFRAGRKDEAASIIPDEVVEDSAIVGDIAHVRDQVARWESAGVTTMLVSPGSVADVEQLATLI; the protein is encoded by the coding sequence CGGCAGGCTTCGACAGCGTGTTCACCGCCGAGGCCTGGGGATCGGATGCCTACACTCCTCTCGCCTGGTGGGGCTCGACGACCGAACGCGTACGCCTCGGCACCTCGGTGCTCCAGCTGTCCGCGCGAACGCCGACGGCCTGCGCGATGGCGGCCCTGACCCTCGATCATCTCTCCGGTGGACGACACATCGTCGGCCTCGGTGTCTCCGGCCCGCAGGTCGTCGAAGGATGGTACGGGCAGCGATTCGCCAAGCCGCTGGCGCGGACGCGCGAGTACGTGGACATCATGCGACAGGTCTGGGCCCGTGAGGCGCCCGTGACCAGCGCGGGACCGCATTATCCGCTGCCGCTGGCCGGCGACGACACCACCGGGCTCGGCAAGCCACTGAAACCGATCACGCATCCATTGCGCGCCGACATCCCGGTGATGCTCGGGGCCGAGGGGCCGAAGAACATCGCGTTGGCCGCCGAGATCGCCGACGGTTGGCTGCCACTCTTCTACACGCCGCGCCTGGCTGACACGTACAACGAATGGCTCGACGAGGGTTTCGCGCGCACCGGGGCACGACGGAGCCGCGAGGATTTCGAGATCTGCGCGACCGCCCAGATCGTGATCACCGATGACCGATCCGCCAGTTACGAGGCGATCAAGCCGTTCCTGGCGCTCTACATGGGCGGCATGGGCAGCGAGGACACGAACTTCCATGCCGAGGTGTACCGCCGGATGGGATTTGCCGAGGTGGTCGACGAGGTCACCGCGCTGTTCCGCGCCGGACGCAAGGACGAGGCGGCCAGCATCATCCCGGACGAGGTGGTGGAGGATTCCGCGATTGTCGGGGACATCGCACACGTCCGCGACCAGGTCGCCCGCTGGGAGTCCGCCGGTGTGACGACCATGCTGGTGTCGCCCGGCAGCGTCGCCGACGTCGAACAACTCGCGACCCTGATCTGA
- a CDS encoding DUF1295 domain-containing protein: MSTLETSRRAHGLVRITIAYVIAVAVAALWLIWGPATSALWLDTLIADLLATLVIFGFSRHYRNSSFYDAYWSVIPPLMLVFWWWRGDLGIDDLRSWMLTIVVMVWAVRLTANWVSTFPGLHHEDWRYGMIRESAGRWSWPADLFAIHVIPTLQVFVGMLPVYVAVTRPSDGPFWLVVVAFVVGLGAVLLESVADRQLRVFADHRRPGDVMDRGVWSWSRHPNYFGEFSFWFALALFGVAAAPTDAWWLFAGAVIMLALFEGASIPMMEKRSLERRPGYQAVIDRVPRFLPRPPRAASHG; this comes from the coding sequence ATGTCGACCCTTGAAACGAGCCGACGAGCCCACGGCCTCGTCCGTATCACGATCGCCTATGTGATCGCTGTCGCCGTGGCGGCGCTGTGGCTGATCTGGGGACCCGCCACGTCCGCGCTGTGGCTGGACACGCTGATCGCCGACCTCCTCGCCACTCTGGTGATCTTCGGATTCAGTCGCCACTACCGGAACTCGAGTTTCTACGACGCCTACTGGAGCGTCATACCGCCCTTGATGTTGGTCTTCTGGTGGTGGCGCGGCGATCTCGGCATCGATGATCTCCGATCGTGGATGCTGACGATCGTGGTGATGGTCTGGGCGGTCCGGCTCACGGCGAACTGGGTGAGTACCTTCCCGGGTCTCCATCACGAGGACTGGCGCTACGGCATGATCCGCGAGAGCGCGGGAAGGTGGTCGTGGCCGGCGGATCTCTTCGCGATCCACGTCATCCCCACCCTCCAGGTGTTCGTCGGCATGCTCCCCGTGTACGTGGCGGTGACCCGGCCGTCCGACGGGCCGTTCTGGCTCGTCGTCGTGGCGTTCGTGGTCGGGCTCGGCGCGGTTCTGCTCGAATCCGTCGCCGATCGGCAACTGCGTGTGTTCGCCGATCACCGCCGACCCGGTGACGTCATGGATCGGGGCGTGTGGAGCTGGTCCCGGCATCCGAACTACTTCGGCGAGTTCTCGTTCTGGTTCGCGCTGGCACTCTTCGGAGTCGCCGCAGCACCGACCGACGCGTGGTGGCTGTTCGCCGGGGCGGTGATCATGCTCGCGCTGTTCGAGGGTGCGAGTATCCCGATGATGGAGAAGCGCAGCCTCGAGCGCCGTCCCGGATACCAGGCGGTCATCGACCGGGTGCCCCGCTTCCTGCCGCGACCGCCACGGGCGGCGTCGCATGGCTGA